From a single Candidatus Melainabacteria bacterium genomic region:
- a CDS encoding thiolase family protein: protein MHAAVRWCSLRFGKGVNPLPNHMRWRVVIANRTWRTEMSESKKQFKRRRVVVIACKRTPSLSMARQVSAKDLVGEAVRAAIAEAGIIDVSKIGALAAGQVAQDAFTSNFAKHAAEAGGLKDSTHCLTINRQCSSSMDASREIFRQINEGYIEIGIAAGAESMADTSYLVPSSVRNSGFNRRLRNVTTKPWGKWLTMFGFGKHYGPGLVFGAYGESGLATSLNAIDPRRAGMAKTAQTVSNLCGIKRGDADALAVLSHERALAGRERMALEIAPFLVPGVGLVTEDEGPRATTLEKVAGLRALPDTGGLVTAANASGMGGCGVAVVLASEEAAIKLGATILAEVVDFEAAGCDAMTMGLGPVPAVQRLLARRHMSVSNIGYWEINEAFAHIWAAIMKVLGIDVNKSNLYGGGISIGHPLGATGARLLGMIAREVYLRRHEPGMEYALGTQCAAGGMGTAVLVKRYEPD from the coding sequence ATGCACGCCGCAGTGCGGTGGTGCTCGCTCAGGTTCGGCAAGGGAGTCAATCCCCTGCCGAACCACATGCGGTGGCGTGTCGTCATCGCTAATCGAACTTGGAGGACCGAAATGTCAGAATCAAAGAAGCAGTTCAAAAGGCGGCGCGTTGTCGTCATCGCCTGCAAGCGCACTCCCAGCCTGAGCATGGCGCGGCAGGTTTCGGCCAAAGATCTGGTGGGCGAGGCTGTGCGGGCGGCCATCGCCGAAGCGGGCATCATTGATGTCAGCAAAATTGGCGCTCTGGCGGCTGGGCAGGTGGCTCAGGATGCGTTCACGAGCAACTTCGCCAAGCACGCGGCAGAAGCCGGTGGTCTGAAAGACAGTACCCACTGTCTGACCATCAACCGCCAGTGCTCGTCGAGCATGGATGCTTCTCGTGAAATCTTCAGACAGATTAACGAGGGATACATCGAGATCGGTATCGCTGCCGGTGCCGAGAGCATGGCCGACACATCCTATCTGGTGCCGAGTTCAGTGCGCAATTCAGGCTTCAATCGCAGGCTGCGCAATGTGACGACAAAACCGTGGGGCAAATGGCTGACGATGTTCGGCTTCGGCAAGCACTACGGTCCCGGTCTGGTCTTCGGCGCCTACGGCGAGAGCGGTCTTGCTACTTCGCTGAACGCTATCGATCCGCGACGTGCCGGCATGGCCAAGACTGCTCAGACGGTGTCCAATCTTTGCGGCATCAAACGGGGCGACGCTGATGCGCTTGCAGTTCTGTCGCATGAGCGGGCGCTCGCCGGTCGCGAACGTATGGCGCTCGAGATCGCTCCCTTCCTCGTGCCGGGTGTCGGTCTTGTCACCGAAGACGAGGGTCCGCGCGCCACCACTCTCGAAAAGGTGGCCGGCTTGCGGGCGCTGCCTGACACGGGCGGTCTCGTCACGGCTGCCAATGCCTCCGGCATGGGCGGTTGCGGCGTCGCTGTGGTGCTCGCCAGCGAAGAAGCTGCTATCAAGCTCGGCGCCACCATCCTCGCTGAAGTCGTCGACTTCGAAGCGGCTGGATGCGACGCCATGACAATGGGGCTGGGTCCTGTTCCTGCTGTTCAGCGGCTTTTAGCGCGGCGCCACATGAGCGTCTCGAATATCGGCTACTGGGAGATCAATGAAGCTTTCGCGCATATCTGGGCGGCGATCATGAAGGTGCTCGGCATCGACGTGAACAAGTCCAATCTCTATGGCGGCGGCATCTCGATCGGGCATCCGCTCGGCGCCACCGGAGCGCGCTTGCTCGGCATGATCGCTCGCGAAGTTTATTTGCGGCGTCACGAGCCTGGCATGGAATATGCCCTGGGCACGCAATGCGCTGCCGGGGGCATGGGCACTGCCGTTCTCGTCAAGCGCTACGAACCCGATTGA
- a CDS encoding ATP-dependent Clp protease proteolytic subunit, whose amino-acid sequence MPVNSALRFQYPFWDEPQKASAPMVIVKGPLGGERAMDAYAWLLQEGLIDLTGPIDGETYKAVSAQFAYLRHIDFKKPRHLFLNTPGGVVLDGLAIYDRIQQEKKSFPVATTCNGMAASMGSILLCCGTDGMRSINRHGRVMIHQTRINGGGGNVLTREDSRILDAELEHGTHTLAEIISLHSGKPYDEVRKDMEKDTWLSAQQAKDYGPKGLVDIIRD is encoded by the coding sequence ATGCCTGTTAACTCTGCTCTCCGCTTCCAATATCCTTTCTGGGACGAACCCCAGAAGGCTTCCGCTCCCATGGTCATCGTCAAGGGCCCGCTCGGTGGTGAGCGAGCCATGGACGCCTACGCCTGGCTCCTACAGGAGGGACTGATCGATCTGACCGGTCCGATCGACGGCGAGACATACAAAGCCGTGTCGGCGCAATTCGCATATCTACGGCACATCGATTTCAAGAAGCCCCGCCACCTGTTTCTCAACACTCCCGGCGGCGTGGTTCTTGATGGGCTGGCGATATACGACCGCATCCAACAGGAGAAAAAGTCCTTCCCGGTTGCCACCACTTGCAATGGCATGGCGGCCAGCATGGGTTCGATTCTCCTGTGCTGCGGCACTGATGGCATGCGGAGCATCAACCGTCACGGACGGGTGATGATCCACCAGACGCGCATCAATGGCGGTGGCGGCAACGTCTTAACGCGCGAGGACTCGAGGATTCTCGACGCCGAGCTGGAGCACGGTACCCACACTCTGGCTGAGATCATCTCGCTCCATTCGGGCAAGCCGTACGACGAAGTTCGTAAGGATATGGAGAAGGACACCTGGTTGTCGGCTCAGCAAGCGAAAGACTATGGTCCGAAGGGGCTGGTCGACATTATTCGCGACTGA